The DNA sequence CGTCGCGCTGATCTCGGCGACCTGTGCAACCGTGCTTGGAACGCTCGCGGCACTGGCGCTCGTTCGCTACACGCGTTTCCGCGGCCGCATGCTGTTTTCGGGCATGGTCTATGCGCCGCTCGTCATGCCCGAGGTGATCACCGGCCTGTCGCTGCTGCTGCTCTTCGTCGCCATCGGCCTCGACCGCGGCTTCTGGACGATCACGCTGGCGCACATCACCTTCACCATGTGCTTCGTCGCTGTGGTGGTGCAATCGCGGCTGCTCAGCTTCGACCGATCGATCGAAGAGGCAGCGCTCGATCTCGGCGCCACACCGGTCACGACCTTCTTTGCGATCACCTTGCCGGTCATCGCACCGGCAGTGTTTTCGGGCTGGGTGCTGGCCTTCACCCTGTCGCTGGATGATCTCGTGATTTCGAGCTTCACGACGGGGCCGGGGGCCACGACCCTGCCGATGAAGATCTACAGCCAGGTGCGGCTCGGTGTGACGCCGGAAATCAATGCGATCTGTACGATCCTCATCGGCGTTGTCGCAATCGGGGTCGTCCTTGCCTCC is a window from the Ensifer adhaerens genome containing:
- a CDS encoding ABC transporter permease subunit, which translates into the protein MGNWSRFNIASIVLGFGFLYLPIVLLVIFSFNESKLVTVWAGFSTKWYAQLWHNQALLDAAWVTIRVALISATCATVLGTLAALALVRYTRFRGRMLFSGMVYAPLVMPEVITGLSLLLLFVAIGLDRGFWTITLAHITFTMCFVAVVVQSRLLSFDRSIEEAALDLGATPVTTFFAITLPVIAPAVFSGWVLAFTLSLDDLVISSFTTGPGATTLPMKIYSQVRLGVTPEINAICTILIGVVAIGVVLASIVTKQREAQRERDERAAFAQT